TGCGCCGCTTTCTGCGGGCGGGAGCGGGGTTTTTGAGTAGCGGGCGCCCGCACTTGCAGAGCGCGGTGCTGCGGTGCGCAGAGCGAGGTGCTTCTGAGCGCGCGGAGCGAGGTGTTGCTGAACGCGCAAAGCGCGAGGGCCGGTCGCGGCTTTATGACGGAAGTGGCGCGGGCTAAACCCCGCCCAGGGCGACCGCGATGAAGCCGGGACCGTTGATGGCCGCGTGCAGCGCGACGCCGATCCAGGTATTGCCGCGCCGCTGAACGAGATAGGGAATGAGAAAGACGACCGGAACGAGCATCACGAGGATGGTCGGTCCGAAGGGGAGGTGGAACAGAAGCCAACCGGCTCCGTTTGCCGCCCAGGCATGGCGGCCGAGCGCCCGCTCTTGCCGGGGCAGCACGACGCCTCGCCAGAGGAACTCTTCGCCCAGGATATTGATCGCGAAGAACGGCAACCACACGGCGAAGATCCAGTAGCGGCCCGGCCCGAGCGGCTCCATCGCCAGGAACGACGGATGCAGCCGAATATCGGGCGACCACCACCGCAGGGCCCCGATCGTAGCCGCGCTGCCGAGCCCGACAATCGCCAGTCCGGCCAGGGCGCAGCCCAGATCACCCTGCGTCCAGCCGAGGTCGGCGGCCGTCAGCCGTCGGAAGCGCAACCGCTCGCTCCACAATCGGCGTCCGTCGGACATCCCTTCGCGGCGGAGCATCACCCAGCCGATGATCACGAGCGGCAGGAAGACGCCGAACCCGGCGGCGGCGAACCAGGCGATCACCCCTTCGCAACCGGTCGTTCGAATCAGCAACGGGATGGCCACGCGCGTGGCGACGAAGAGCAGCAGGCCGGCACCGCCGAACAAGAGCAGCGAGGCAACGAGGCCGAGCGGCGCAGGCCCCAACTGCACCGCGTCGAATCGTTTCGGCACCGGGACGTCGTTCACGACTCAACTCCCGAACGCTGGATTCTGAAACCGCAACCGTCCACTCTAGCGTCTAACTCTAACGCCCAGCGCCTATTCGAAACGGCACGTCCTCCACAACCGCCCCCCAATCCGGAACGCTGAACTTGCCCCTCGCTCTAACTTCTAGCTCTAACTCCTAGCGCCTATTCGCAACGGCCCTGGGGGAATATCCATGGCGAGCCTCCGTCATGAAAACTCTGTGGAATGGCCAAGCTTCGATGCGGCATGGTGATGAATGTCTGCCGCGGGACGGAATCATGGCTCCGATGGCGATCTGACGAAAGCCCGCGACCGCCGGATGGCGAGGCGCAGCGGCGGCCCGTTAGTTACGCGCGAGCGGAGGGGGCGGGCCGGCTTTTTTGCCGGCGTCGTCTCGCTCTGGAGCATCGCAGCCGCCGAATGAAGAGAGGCGGATCGTTTTACCGCCGATTCTTGCCGTTTGAGTGCTTGGTCGAATTGATTGACCGGAACTATGGTCCATCGCCACAATACCGCCGGAGTGAGTCGAGCTATTTGAGGCCAATCACGCGTCCGCTTTCCGATCCATCGCGATGGACCTTACCGACATCCAAGAACAGCTCAGCGTAGCCGCGTTGCACGCGACTTGTGCGCGAGCCGGCTTCGCTTTTGAGACGACGGGACGCATTGAGGACAAATGGGGAATCGATGCGAACCGACGGAGTGTCTCATGTCGATCACGTCTGACCTAGTCCCTGAAATGCTCAACCGTCTCATTCCGCGAGACGTTCAGGGATACGCGCGTTCGCGCGGCTGGCGCCCTTTCCGAACAACCGGTCGACTCATGATCTACAACAGTCCGTATGAGAACGGATTGCAGCAGGTTTTGGTACCGATCGACTCTACGCGGCCGGACTTTGTGGAGCGCATGCAGGAAGCAGTGCAGACGCTAGCGGACTTCGAGTCCCGCTCCGCCGCCGCAGTCGTGACTGATTTGCTCAACTTCGATTCCGACGTTCTCCGCTATCGGGTCGATTCGCGACGGACGGAAAAGGGAACCTTGCCGCTCACTCAGGCGATAGACTTGCTCGGTGGTGCCAAGCAGTCGCTGATGGCCGCGGCGCACTCGGCATTGGTTCGAAAGAAGTATCATCCGAAACTAAGTCGAACCGAAGCGGTTCAACTATTGGACCGTTGCCAGTTGAACCAAACCGAGCAACGTAGCTTCGTGGTGGCGATCGCTTGTCCGATGCGAGCCGTCGACGCTAACGAGGCCGGCACGGATGACTCGGCCGAGCCATTCGCGAGGCAGGCCACGTCGCTGCTGACGCGAGCACTCCTGTCGTTGGACCAGGCCATCGAAGAAGACCGCGTGAACAGCATTGTCGACGAAGCCGAGCCGCTGGTGAGTGCGAACCTTTGCGACGCGCTGCTGAAAATGCGGCCGAAGGAAGAAGACGGAATCCTGGAATTCCTTCCGTCGTGGGCTCCGTCGACTCCGATGGGATCCGCTGCAGATTTGCCTTCACAGATCGTGTTCAGTTACGACGAGTTCGAAGCGGTCGAGGAAGTCTATCGACAGTTACGACCGACCGAGG
Above is a genomic segment from Planctomycetia bacterium containing:
- a CDS encoding CPBP family intramembrane glutamic endopeptidase, which encodes MNDVPVPKRFDAVQLGPAPLGLVASLLLFGGAGLLLFVATRVAIPLLIRTTGCEGVIAWFAAAGFGVFLPLVIIGWVMLRREGMSDGRRLWSERLRFRRLTAADLGWTQGDLGCALAGLAIVGLGSAATIGALRWWSPDIRLHPSFLAMEPLGPGRYWIFAVWLPFFAINILGEEFLWRGVVLPRQERALGRHAWAANGAGWLLFHLPFGPTILVMLVPVVFLIPYLVQRRGNTWIGVALHAAINGPGFIAVALGGV